A portion of the Leucoraja erinacea ecotype New England chromosome 9, Leri_hhj_1, whole genome shotgun sequence genome contains these proteins:
- the sstr1a gene encoding somatostatin receptor type 1 has product MLVGLKGKTFTLVFENMLPNASGNPGDAMNGANSTHNGTASSAFSHTIFISFIYSVVCFVGLCGNSLVIYVILRYAKMKTATNIYILNLAIADELFMLSVPFLVTATLLDHWPFGSLLCRLVLSVDAVNMFTSIYCLTVLSADRYIAVVHPIKAASYRRPTIAKAVNLAVWLLSTLVILPFIIFANTAPNPDGSVVCNMQMPKPDRQWLEVFVVYTFLMGFLIPVVAICLCYILIIVKMRAVALKAGWQQRKKTERKITLMVMMVVTVFVMCWMPFYIVQLVKIFLGRQNLTVSQLVVVLGYANSCANPILYGFLSDNFKRSFQRILCLRWMDNVAEEPMDYYATALKSRPYSAEEFQQDPMESESVYRNGTCTSRTTTL; this is encoded by the coding sequence ATGCTGGTGGGATTGAAAGGGAAAACCTTTACGTTAGTCTTCGAGAACATGTTGCCCAATGCCTCTGGCAACCCGGGCGATGCCATGAACGGCGCTAACTCAACACACAACGGGACTGCAAGCAGCGCCTTCAGCCACACGATCTTTATCTCGTTCATTTACTCGGTCGTGTGCTTCGTCGGGCTGTGCGGGAACTCCCTGGTCATCTACGTGATCCTGAGGTACGCCAAAATGAAGACAGCAACCAACATCTACATCTTAAACCTGGCAATTGCCGACGAACTGTTCATGCTGAGCGTGCCCTTCCTGGTGACGGCCACGCTGCTGGATCACTGGCCCTTCGGCTCGTTGCTCTGCCGGCTGGTGCTCAGTGTGGACGCCGTCAACATGTTCACTAGCATCTACTGCCTCACTGTCCTCAGCGCGGACAGGTACATCGCGGTGGTGCACCCCATCAAAGCGGCCAGCTACAGGAGACCCACCATAGCCAAAGCAGTGAACCTGGCGGTGTGGCTGCTGTCCACGCTGGTGATCTTGCCTTTCATCATATTTGCAAACACGGCCCCCAACCCCGACGGCTCCGTGGTCTGCAACATGCAGATGCCCAAACCCGACAGGCAGTGGCTGGAAGTGTTCGTGGTCTATACGTTCCTCATGGGCTTTCTCATTCCCGTCGTGGCTATCTGTCTGTGCTACATCCTCATCATTGTCAAAATGAGGGCGGTGGCTCTCAAAGCGGGCTGGCAACAGCGGAAGAAGACGGAGAGGAAGATCAccttgatggtgatgatggtggtgacCGTGTttgtgatgtgctggatgccatTTTACATCGTACAGTTGGTGAAGATATTTCTGGGGCGACAAAATCTGACCGTCAGCCAGCTGGTGGTGGTCTTAGGTTACGCCAACAGCTGTGCTAACCCTATTCTCTACGGCTTTCTGTCGGACAACTTCAAGCGATCGTTCCAGAGGATCCTGTGCCTGCGATGGATGGACAATGTTGCAGAGGAGCCCATGGATTACTATGCCACGGCCCTCAAAAGCAGACCATACAGCGCGGAGGAATTCCAACAGGACCCGATGGAGTCAGAGAGTGTGTACCGCAATGGTACCTGTACCTCAagaaccaccaccctctga
- the clec14a gene encoding C-type lectin domain family 14 member A, protein MKTNMVRLVFIFLWLQNCWENSGVWSETPTFCDGGACYSLHWDAGSFVRTKEKCEAKNGFLTSMASEREARSIERLLETSVDVAPGPLHLWIGLHRKVKQCYIAEKPLRGFLWVSGNDRSTYNAWTREPLRTCTHRRCVELVVNFTTRIQLKWNDSTCDPKRNEGFICKYPMCESLQTDIRNVVYKTPNNASQFFPRVPRGSVATIICANGKSVAVKCELQQGRVNWSSSRSLESLCNNCLQVTNNGSCRFGCFQSPRDSFCLCDKGFSVNLQQNHCVPEGDLEYGFNVTSGTFPKDSEDPSANTAFVSASPVSTSHLSSRAENPTATLPPTVGRSEPAKREAHSNLIYQVIIGALALMLLVAVAVIIIRERRYRGARKTGNNGLRIEPKRVDTVHQEHDIVHEKTVINGNHYLDTPSASENEINEPKENGELRVSVTQ, encoded by the coding sequence ATGAAAACAAATATGGTTCGTTTGGTCTTCATTTTCCTTTGGCTCCAGAATTGTTGGGAAAATTCAGGGGTTTGGTCTGAAACGCCAACGTTTTGCGACGGCGGTGCGTGCTACAGTTTGCACTGGGATGCGGGCTCATTTGTGAGGACAAAGGAGAAGTGTGAAGCTAAGAATGGGTTCCtcacctccatggccagtgagCGCGAAGCAAGGAGCATTGAGCGGCTTTTAGAGACCAGTGTGGATGTGGCGCCCGGACCGCTTCACCTGTGGATTGGACTTCACAGGAAGGTCAAGCAGTGTTACATTGCTGAAAAGCCGTTGCGTGGATTCCTATGGGTCAGTGGCAATGACCGCTCTACATACAACGCCTGGACCCGGGAACCATTGAGGACGTGCACACACAGGAGATGCGTGGAACTTGTGGTAAACTTCACAACGCGGATACAACTCAAGTGGAATGATTCAACGTGTGACCCCAAAAGAAACGAGGGTTTCATCTGTAAGTACCCGATGTGCGAAAGCCTACAGACTGACATTAGAAACGTGGTTTATAAAACCCCTAACAATGCAAGCCAATTCTTTCCTCGTGTACCTCGAGGTTCGGTAGCAACCATTATTTGTGCCAACGGCAAGTCAGTCGCTGTGAAGTGTGAGCTACAGCAGGGGCGAGTCAACTGGTCTTCGTCCAGAAGCTTGGAATCCCTGTGCAACAACTGTCTGCAAGTTACAAATAATGGCTCTTGTCGATTTGGATGCTTTCAGTCGCCCCGAGACTCCTTCTGTTTGTGCGACAAGGGTTTTTCAGTCAACCTCCAGCAGAACCATTGCGTTCCCGAGGGAGACTTGGAATATGGTTTTAACGTGACGTCCGGGACTTTCCCGAAAGACAGCGAGGACCCGTCTGCCAACACTGCCTTTGTATCAGCCTCCCCGGTATCAACATCTCATTTATCCAGTCGCGCTGAAAATCCCACGGCGACTCTTCCTCCCACTGTTGGGAGATCCGAACCTGCAAAACGGGAGGCACATTCCAACCTAATATATCAGGTTATTATCGGGGCACTCGCTCTGATGCTGTTGGTCGCGGTTGCGGTGATAATTATCAGAGAGCGTCGTTACAGAGGTGCCCGGAAAACGGGAAACAATGGACTTCGAATAGAACCCAAACGTGTAGACACTGTTCACCAAGAGCACGACATAGTCCATGAGAAGACCGTTATAAATGGTAATCACTACCTGGATACTCCTTCAGCGAGTGAGAACGAAATTAACGAACCCAAGGAAAATGGTGAATTGAGAGTTTCGGTGACTCAATGA